In a genomic window of Muntiacus reevesi chromosome 1, mMunRee1.1, whole genome shotgun sequence:
- the LOC136147939 gene encoding testis-specific serine/threonine-protein kinase 1-like, protein MDDAAVLKRRAYIMGINLGEGSYAKVKSAYSERLKFNVAVKIIDRKKAPTDFLEKFLPREIEILAMLNHRSIIKTYEIFETSDGKVYIVMELGVQGDLLEFIKTRGALQEDDARKKFHQLSSAIKYCHDLDVVHRDLKCENLLLDKDFNIKLSDFGFSKRCQPKVYDIWSLGVILYIMVCGSMPYDDSNFKKMLRIQKEHRVNFPRSKHLAVRGHRLLFRSACALDTRAPVGLAPEVLLGLVSWPPGHSPWAPVLLADRPLGPCPPLQASSGAATSTYEASGSHCLGRQARAQDAAVLAVEPHACPVAERDSRVLGASRGADSPGSL, encoded by the coding sequence ATGGATGACGCTGCCGTCCTCAAGCGACGAGCCTACATCATGGGGATCAATTTGGGAGAGGGCTCTTACGCCAAAGTCAAATCCGCTTACTCTGAGCGCCTCAAGTTCAACGTGGCGGTCAAGATCATCGACCGCAAGAAAGCCCCCACTGACTTCCTGGAGAAATTCCTTCCCCGGGAAATTGAGATTCTGGCCATGCTAAACCACCGCTCCATCATCAAGACCTACGAGATCTTCGAGACGTCAGATGGCAAGGTCTACATTGTCATGGAGCTCGGGGTTCAGGGCGACCTCCTCGAGTTCATCAAGACCCGGGGGGCCCTGCAGGAAGACGATGCTCGCAAGAAGTTCCACCAGCTGTCCTCGGCCATCAAGTACTGCCACGACCTGGACGTCGTCCACCGAGACCTCAAGTGCGAGAACCTCCTCCTCGACAAGGACTTCAACATCAAGCTGTCCGACTTCGGCTTCTCCAAGCGCTGCCAGCCCAAGGTGTACGACATCTGGAGCCTGGGCGTGATCCTCTACATCATGGTCTGCGGCTCCATGCCGTACGACGACTCCAACTTCAAGAAGATGCTGCGCATCCAGAAGGAGCACCGCGTCAACTTCCCGCGCTCCAAGCACCTGGCCGTGCGCGGCCACCGCCTCCTCTTCCGATCCGCCTGTGCTCTGGACACGCGCGCACCTGTGGGTCTGGCCCCTGAGGTCCTCCTGGGTCTGGTCTCCTGGCCGCCCGGCCACTCGCCGTGGGCCCCAGTCCTGCTGGCGGACAGGCCCCTgggcccctgcccacctctccaggCTTCGTCAGGGGCCGCGACCTCCACATACGAAGCCTCTGGGAGTCACTGCCTGGGCAGGCAGGCGAGGGCCCAAGATGCAGCAGTCCTGGCGGTGGAGCCACACGCCTGCCCGGTGGCGGAGCGGGATTCCAGGGTGCTTGGGGCCAGCAGGGGTGCAGATTCCCCAGGAAGCTTGTGA